The Tigriopus californicus strain San Diego chromosome 5, Tcal_SD_v2.1, whole genome shotgun sequence genome includes a region encoding these proteins:
- the LOC131881114 gene encoding uncharacterized protein LOC131881114 — translation MLNPDAKTSGGKSSRRRTPSMDSANRGPEFKRRGRSKKSSLTNINRNGVGPRPGVSPIRGPPGMTDIYPDAPNFHQFPFPPDLRGRGNLEFQGGSGHPHGGVGRISPNLRNGVMEGQYGYPGPQEWGSEYPQCGGQGYYPGAMPRDPYCDPLSGNSGPEEFSGPRAISPIHLPHRSNGFPFRGAYPGNPNEFHAYHGGSDIKMPSSPLVSSANQHSLSQEGNSYTNSQVMSPMTGGNANVQGDMSPSPRSSGAGSRIPNNANFPSPESHHGPTTPSGPGDQPPLLSPHPKGGHTFFPPCSMNPRSAQGLLNPPPSQTSPRSNSTGSSSSILERALATTIKQEDGNPVSPGGTHMEHAHHPNQQGNFPWPQMGSNSFADVNVEDYIKHDMSNAMEGLEYMGPAGPEHGPQGINVGYNANGTNIPDAHHPLHHSHHHMGQHHPHHHGHEDLRDNSVPPPPASQYQAMTQPPWVR, via the exons ATGCTCAATCCAGATGCAAAGACTTCGGGAGGTAAGTCATCCCGAAGGCGAACACCTTCCATGGACTCGGCCAACCGAGGGCCGGAATTCAAACGACGAGGCCGAAGCAAAAAGTCGTCGCTGACCAATATCAATCGAAATGGGGTTGGACCTCGTCCAGGGGTGAGCCCAATTAGAGGTCCCCCGGGGATGACGGACATATACCCAGACGCACCGAATTTTCATCAATTCCCATTTCCACCTGACTTGAGAGGTCGAGGTAACCTAGAATTCCAAGGGGGATCCGGGCACCCTCATGGAGGGGTGGGAAGAATATCTCCCAACCTCAGGAATGGGGTCATGGAAGGTCAATATGGATACCCAGGACCGCAAGAGTGGGGCTCCGAATACCCGCAATGTGGTGGGCAGGGCTACTATCCAG GTGCCATGCCGCGTGATCCATATTGTGATCCTTTGTCTGGCAACAGTGGTCCTGAAGAGTTCTCTGGACCTCGGGCAATTTCTCCAATTCATCTCCCGCATAGGTCCAATGGTTTTCCATTCCGAGGGGCCTACCCAGgaaatccaaatgagtttCATGCTTATCATGGTGGGTCGGACATCAAGATGCCTTCAAGCCCCTTGGTGTCGAGTGCAAACCAACATAGCTTGAGCCAGGAAGGCAACTCATACACCAATTCCCAG GTTATGTCCCCAATGACGGGCGGCAATGCCAACGTTCAAGGCGACATGTCGCCCTCACCACGATCAAGTGGAGCCGGGTCCAGAATACCGAACAACGCGAACTTCCCTTCGCCCGAGTCTCATCATGGCCCGACCACACCAAGTGGGCCCGGGGACCAACCTCCTTTGCTCTCGCCCCATCCCAAGGGTGGTCACACCTTCTTCCCTCCCTGTAGCATGAATCCACGGTCAGCTCAGGGCCTCCTGAATCCTCCCCCATCTCAGACGTCCCCTCGATCCAATAGCACCGGGTCGAGTAGTTCCATTTTGGAGCGGGCTTTGGCCACTACCATCAAGCAAGAGGATGGAAATCCAGTCAGTCCAGGTGGGACCCATATGGAACATGCCCATCATCCCAATCAACAAGGCAATTTCCCATGGCCTCAAATGGGAAGCAATAGCTTTGCTGATGTTAACGTCGAAGATTATATTAAACATGACATGTCAAATGCAATGGAGGGCTTAGAGTATATGGGTCCAGCTGGGCCCGAGCATGGTCCTCAGGGAATCAATGTGGGTTACAACGCCAATGGAACGAATATCCCGGATGCTCACCACCCTTTGCACCACAGCCATCATCATATGGGACAAcaccatcctcatcatcacgGTCATGAGGACCTTCGTGACAATAGCGTCCCACCGCCACCGGCAAGTCAATACCAGGCCATGACCCAGCCACCCTGGGTTAGGTAA
- the LOC131880517 gene encoding coiled-coil domain-containing protein 39-like has protein sequence MEQDAVEDLVKTMGLGEIPIINHVNKALHHQLIQNQLDIAQLEAQLDQESDDVEQLFNHVEAVESECVTKKYFIQARKDELEGERDILKISVNYKERNAKENVQCSEALEDTLLDVETLDKKWESAQVTLDLMNQEHSQDQERIQKWNKDTENIEKDIYEVLKFHFQDENHIKESNLKVSKLQMQLNEQKSTLDESSTVNKMTNSALLKAAQEFRKIHSERQEVMCKWSEAIELAKSRDSQIQGLFEEINKVKDKGRRRSLDLKQQLMFLTNEKKNIAELDLRIKDLERQINRHDENMKAKEKALDDLENEITLEDRVTMKAGAEIASRRKRIKELKHQRNTLKKRKEALEIELGDVKQRQLKVTNSMLSAEDKAKEMDKILTDEEKRRDIAQWDLDLLRQKKVRAEQELKEATKEEMAIGLRHKALKMERVNLTTKTKSVKGQLTKKEDLASAAAFKVATLERELDQLQGKMSIEVRSELKKELEVFKEELEARKGDKRNMDHLLHKIEADVRKISREIENLTQDVSGLVSRIEDVSLQSENSKKRHSHWHEKLESLILEEKLLLVSERKAKEDLNNLNQMLLDLNKEMIAKDDEYRRRKSDLEGQKESLQAQHKHMKEDMRLVKQEIRKTQEQSDLIKIRYDHLVKSLGDSKTFDDKKAPSHAFHLVQLAQEKAELKDQANVLDVHLQKEERELLDLQKTMALLRNSNDKYRASNFRRDNQDSDDVRDLQQKIKGLNGTMEKSKNELEALDAEIKLKEFQIIKLDSELEMAQSISDERSADLKALKIDIKDQELKLERAKRQQDKLSNALKAEVTNAHQYEHDMDLRTEKEKQRGTLIKLRELSIGDPNFSVNCQSQIEKLGLPLPTLSRLEMQSSSGFQRRSFSASRENLSSTRSSATKTSFYRRSAAAKRTTSMTRSSSTNSLLVMELNHVAPAMDVQPIRTQLPVIN, from the coding sequence atggagcaagACGCGGTGGAGGACTTGGTTAAAACCATGGGATTGGGAGAAATCCCAATCATTAACCATGTCAACAAGGCTCTCCACCatcaattgattcaaaacCAGTTGGATATTGCTCAACTAGAAGCTCAATTGGACCAAGAGAGTGATGACGTTGAACAATTATTCAATCATGTGGAGGCCGTGGAATCAGAGTGTGTCACAAAGAAGTATTTCATACAAGCTCGGAAAGATGAATTGGAAGGTGAACGGGATATTTTGAAGATCAGTGTCAATTATAAAGAGAGGAATGCCAAAGAAAACGTTCAGTGCTCCGAGGCCTTGGAAGATACTCTCCTGGATGTGGAAACTCTCGATAAGAAGTGGGAGAGTGCTCAGGTTACCTTGGACCTGATGAACCAAGAGCATTCTCAAGACCAGGAGCGGatccaaaagtggaacaaggacACAGAAAACATCGAAAAAGATATATATGAAGtactcaaatttcattttcaagacgaAAACCACATCAAGGAATCTAACCTCAAAGTTAGCAAGCTCCAAATGCAactaaatgaacaaaaatcgACCCTGGACGAAAGCTCCACCGTGAACAAAATGACCAATTCCGCTTTACTTAAAGCTGCTCAAGAATTCCGGAAGATCCATTCCGAACGACAAGAAGTTATGTGTAAATGGTCCGAAGCCATTGAATTGGCCAAGTCAAGAGATTCACAAATCCAAGGCCTCTTTGAAGAGATCAATAAAGTCAAGGACAAAGGCCGCCGGAGAAGCCTTGATTTGAAACAACAACTAATGTTCTTGACCAACGAAAAGAAGAACATTGCCGAGCTTGATCTTCGTATCAAAGACCTTGAAAGGCAAATCAATCGTCACGACGAAAATATGAAGGCCAAAGAAAAGGCGTTGGACGATCTGGAAAACGAAATCACTTTAGAGGATCGTGTAACTATGAAAGCTGGAGCCGAGATCGCCagtagaagaaaaagaatcaaggAACTAAAGCATCAGAGAAACACGTTAAAAAAGCGTAAGGAGGCCTTAGAGATTGAGTTGGGGGATGTGAAGCAAAGACAATTGAAAGTCACCAATTCCATGCTCTCTGCCGAAGACAAAGCCAAGGAAATGGACAAGATCCTGACCGACGAGGAGAAAAGAAGAGACATTGCCCAATGGGATTTGGATTTGCTTCGGCAGAAGAAAGTCCGAGCTGAGCAGGAGCTCAAAGAAGCCACCAAGGAAGAAATGGCCATCGGCCTCCGACACAAagccttgaaaatggaaagagtTAATCTAACAACCAAGACCAAGAGCGTAAAGGGCCAATTGACAAAGAAAGAGGATCTAGCCTCGGCAGCAGCCTTTAAAGTAGCCACTTTGGAACGTGAATTGGACCAActgcaaggaaaaatgtcgaTTGAAGTCCGCTCAGAGCTCAAAAAAGAGCTGGAAGTCTTCAAGGAAGAATTGGAAGCTCGCAAAGGTGACAAGAGGAATATGGATCATTTACTCCATAAAATCGAGGCTGATGTTCGCAAGATTTCCCGTGAGATCGAAAACTTAACCCAAGATGTCAGTGGGCTGGTTTCGAGGATCGAGGATGTTTCTCTTCAAAGCGAGAACAGTAAGAAACGACACTCTCATTGGCATGAAAAATTGGAGAGCTTAATCCTGGAGGAAAAGTTACTACTCGTCTCCGAGAGAAAAGCCAAAGAAGATTTAAACAATCTGAACCAGATGCTACTagacttgaacaaagaaatgaTTGCCAAGGATGATGAATACAGACGAAGGAAAAGCGATCTTGAGGGCCAGAAGGAATCTCTCCAAGCCCAACACAAACATATGAAGGAAGACATGAGATTGGTCAAACAAGAAATCCGCAAGACCCAAGAGCAAAGTGATCTCATCAAAATTCGATATGACCACCTAGTCAAGAGCCTTGGAGATTCTAAAACCTTTGATGACAAGAAGGCACCTTCGCATGCTTTCCACCTGGTTCAATTAGCTCAAGAAAAGGCTGAGCTCAAGGATCAGGCTAATGTTTTAGACGTTCACTTGCAGAAAGAGGAGCGAGAGCTCCTGGATCTTCAGAAAACGATGGCCTTACTTCGAAACTCCAATGACAAATACCGAGCTTCCAATTTCCGACGAGACAACCAAGATTCTGACGATGTTCGGGATCTTCAACAGAAAATAAAGGGCTTGAACGGCACCATGGAGAAGTCCAAGAACGAACTTGAGGCTTTGGATGCCgagatcaaattgaaagaattCCAGATCATCAAGCTAGACTCCGAGCTCGAGATGGCTCAAAGTATTTCCGATGAGCGATCAGCCGATTTGAAGGCTCTGAAGATTGATATCAAGGACCAGGAATTGAAACTCGAAAGAGCGAAAAGACAACAGGACAAGTTGTCCAACGCTCTAAAGGCCGAGGTGACCAATGCTCACCAATATGAGCATGATATGGATCTAAGGACCGAGAAGGAGAAACAACGCGGGACTCTAATCaaattgagagagctctccaTTGGAGATCCAAACTTTTCTGTCAATTGCCAGTCCCAAATTGAGAAACTTGGCCTCCCACTGCCAACATTGAGCCGTTTGGAAATGCAATCGAGCAGTGGATTTCAAAGGCGGAGCTTCAGTGCTTCCAGAGAGAATCTTTCTTCAACTAGGAGCTCCGCTACCAAGACTTCATTTTATCGACGAAGCGCTGCTGCTAAGCGAACAACTTCGATGACCAGGTCATCATCTACGAATAGCCTGCTAGTTATGGAACTAAACCACGTGGCACCGGCTATGGACGTTCAACCGATTCGAACACAACTGCCAGTTATCAATTGA
- the LOC131880155 gene encoding failed axon connections homolog, which yields MEEIKVQVKENWKPFCSIGLGLLGTGYVLIRSKQWYTKRLLRKKWDSLPKDTVYLHQFHRSATCPSPSPYVLKLESYLRATQIPYTTGFDQAQGPKGKAPWMTINGHDLSDSQLCINFLNDKFDKDLDSHLSAEQKATSHCVRIMIEEHYMWAFAMDRYVFSNQDFTKWLVLPGIPKCLINSLVKMFSSMVKKGAYVQGIGRHNRKDIEAFGLTDLGFVSTILGNKKYLFSDERLSEVDLIIFATVAEILTCSPDSSIYAIAIKNDFPNLERHFLMMKNQLWPDWENPKNEMMEKE from the coding sequence ATGGAGGAAATTAAGGTTCAAGTGAAAGAGAACTGGAAGCCATTTTGTTCTATTGGATTAGGATTACTCGGCACGGGATATGTGCTAATCAGGAGCAAACAATGGTACACCAAGCGATTGTTACGAAAAAAGTGGGACAGTCTTCCCAAGGACACCGTTTACCTGCATCAGTTTCACAGATCTGCTACTTGTCCAAGCCCATCGCCGTATGTATTGAAATTGGAGTCCTACCTAAGAGCCACTCAAATACCGTATACAACTGGCTTTGACCAAGCTCAAGGTCCCAAGGGCAAAGCTCCGTGGATGACCATTAACGGACATGATTTATCGGATTCACAATTATGTATCAATTTCTTGAACGATAAATTCGACAAAGATCTGGATAGCCATCTATCTGCGGAGCAAAAAGCGACTTCTCATTGCGTTCGGATCATGATAGAGGAGCATTACATGTGGGCCTTTGCCATGGATCGGTACGTCTTTTCCAATCAAGACTTCACCAAATGGTTGGTTCTGCCTGGGATTCCAAAATGTTTGATCAATTCTTTGGTAAAGATGTTCTCATCCATGGTGAAGAAGGGGGCCTATGTTCAAGGGATTGGTAGGCACAACCGTAAAGACATTGAGGCCTTTGGACTCACCGATCTGGGCTTCGTTTCGACCATCCTTGGGAATAAGAAGTATCTGTTCAGTGATGAGCGGCTTTCGGAAGTGGATCTGATCATATTTGCTACGGTGGCCGAGATTCTCACGTGCTCGCCGGATTCCAGTATTTACGCCATCGCCATAAAGAATGATTTTCCCAACCTTGAGCGGCATTTTCTTATgatgaaaaatcaattatGGCCAGATTGGGAGAatcccaaaaatgaaatgatggaAAAGGAATGA
- the LOC131880602 gene encoding failed axon connections-like, protein MGVSSTLRQKWNEAGENVPVIHILPRGYTCPNASPFPLKLETYLRMKDIKYEVDTEHPMGPKSKVPWMTLNGKDIADSQMALEALMKARNEEIDGHLTPQEKAIARAFLVLNEDHLYWVMASDRFQPENMKFMSTFSPPMPGVPGFLQGAMTKFIQRGIKKQTYNHGIGRHSWEEMKQLGLDDLQALSDQLGNKPFFMGMEPSLLDASIFGMLCQILYCTKEDNFMRMKIKEELVNLEGLVERIKEKYWSDWDETLGTVEKVKASEPEKESKSKQKESAPKEEAEEVSATNEK, encoded by the coding sequence ATGGGAGTCTCCTCAACTTTACGACAAAAATGGAACGAGGCGGGAGAAAATGTTCCCGTGATCCACATCTTACCACGTGGTTACACTTGTCCTAATGCTTCTCCCTTTCCTCTGAAATTGGAGACGTATCTGCGGATGAAGGACATAAAATATGAAGTGGATACGGAACATCCCATGGGTCCCAAATCGAAAGTCCCTTGGATGACTCTCAATGGCAAGGATATAGCGGATTCTCAAATGGCCTTGGAAGCTTTGATGAAGGCCAGGAATGAAGAGATCGATGGTCATCTCACCCCTCAGGAAAAGGCTATTGCCAGAGCTTTCCTCGTTCTCAATGAGGATCACTTGTATTGGGTGATGGCCTCAGACCGATTCCAACCGGAGAACATGAAGTTCATGAGCACATTTTCACCTCCTATGCCCGGAGTCCCGGGCTTCCTTCAAGGTGCAATGACCAAGTTCATTCAACGAGGGATCAAGAAGCAGACTTACAACCATGGGATTGGACGTCACAGTTGGGAGGAGATGAAACAATTGGGCTTGGACGATCTGCAGGCTCTTTCGGACCAACTCGGGAACAAACCGTTTTTCATGGGAATGGAGCCGTCTCTTCTTGATGCTTCAATCTTTGGCATGCTGTGTCAAATTTTGTATTGTACCAAGGAGGATAACTTTATGCGAATGAAGATCAAGGAGGAGCTTGTGAATTTGGAAGGGTTGGTAGAGAGGATCAAGGAAAAATATTGGTCGGATTGGGACGAGACCCTTGGTACAGTGGAGAAGGTCAAAGCATCTGAGCCAGAGAAAGAATCAAAATCTAAACAGAAAGAATCTGCTcccaaagaagaagcagagGAAGTTTCAGCAAcaaacgaaaaatga
- the LOC131880604 gene encoding failed axon connections homolog, with amino-acid sequence MSVEADYTIVVHTLDRGPTAPSGSPYVIKLETFLRMAKLKYELDFKKPFSKKGKTPWITYNGQDIADSQIIQEFLSQKHGIVFSAHLTPEVRAVARGMRAILEDHFYYSFCLDQWVYNDVKNVLNYFAPLPIPKLFVPLVLRKWKSSMKQSCKSQGIGRHTQAEVEKMGREDLQSVSVFLGEKTYMMGDKPTELDCLVFGMTVMSFYTAPSHSPYYKAVAEDFPNLKRHLDRMKEEYWPDWDDCLYNKA; translated from the coding sequence ATGTCTGTGGAGGCGGATTACACCATTGTCGTTCATACCTTGGATCGTGGACCCACCGCTCCAAGTGGCTCGCCTTATGTCATCAAGTTGGAAACCTTCCTTCGCATggctaaattgaaatatgaattgGATTTTAAAAAACCTTTCAGTAAAAAGGGCAAAACCCCTTGGATCACTTACAACGGACAAGATATCGCCGATTCTCAAATCATCCAAGAATTTTTATCTCAGAAGCATGGAATTGTTTTCTCCGCTCACTTGACTCCAGAGGTAAGAGCCGTTGCTCGAGGAATGAGAGCCATCCTAGAAGATCATTTCTATTACTCCTTCTGTCTGGATCAATGGGTTTACAACGACGTCAAAAACGTCTTGAATTATTTCGCACCTTTACCCATCCCCAAGTTATTCGTACCTTTGGTGCTCCGCAAGTGGAAGAGCAGCATGAAACAGAGTTGCAAAAGCCAAGGAATTGGTCGCCACACTCAGGCCGAGGTCGAGAAGATGGGTCGAGAGGACCTTCAATCCGTGTCTGTCTTTTTGGGAGAGAAAACTTACATGATGGGGGACAAGCCAACTGAACTGGATTGCTTGGTTTTTGGCATGACAGTGATGAGTTTTTACACGGCTCCATCACATAGCCCTTATTACAAAGCCGTGGCTGAGGACTTTCCTAATCTGAAGCGTCACCTAGATCGAATGAAGGAGGAATATTGGCCTGACTGGGATGATTGTTTGTACAATAAGGCATAA
- the LOC131880603 gene encoding failed axon connections homolog has translation MPKPTPEIEKGTVVLHQFDRARACPSPSPFPIKLETFLRMAKIKYVNDFKTPMSDKGKSPWITLDGKAVADSQLAMEYLQDHFKVDLSAHLSPEERAISRSMRAIMEDHLYFTYAMERWVFHKGKYVKEFFAPFPAPKFLHGLIIKSVSRNLKKQCVGQGLGRHSQDEQEKMALEDVKSLSDYLGDKPYLMGDKPTEIDCVLFGFICMGIYATPKHSKYHKWMMEDFQNLKAHNDRMKEKFWPDWDECKWTEK, from the coding sequence ATGCCGAAACCAACGCCCGAAATCGAAAAGGGCACCGTGGTTCTTCATCAGTTCGACAGAGCCCGGGCTTGCCCCAGTCCGTCTCCGTTTCCAATCAAACTCGAGACCTTTCTACGTATGGCCAAAATCAAGTATGTGAATGACTTCAAGACTCCCATGAGTGACAAAGGGAAAAGCCCGTGGATCACTTTGGATGGAAAAGCCGTGGCTGATTCTCAGTTGGCCATGGAATATCTTCAGGACCACTTCAAGGTGGATCTCTCGGCTCATTTGAGCCCAGAGGAGAGGGCCATAAGCCGTAGCATGCGTGCCATTATGGAAGACCATCTATATTTCACTTATGCCATGGAAAGATGGGTGTTCCACaagggaaaatatgtcaaagagTTTTTCGCCCCTTTTCCTGCGCCCAAATTCCTTCACGGACTCATCATAAAGAGTGTGTCCAGAAATTTAAAGAAGCAATGTGTTGGACAAGGCTTGGGACGTCATTCTCAGGACGAACAAGAGAAAATGGCCCTGGAAGATGTGAAAAGCCTTTCGGATTATTTGGGAGATAAACCCTATCTCATGGGAGACAAACCAACCGAGATCGATTGTGTCCTTTTTGGATTCATTTGCATGGGGATTTATGCCACACCCAAGCATTCAAAGTATCATAAGTGGATGATGGAGGACTTTCAGAACTTGAAGGCCCACAACGATCGCATGAAAGAAAAGTTCTGGCCAGATTGGGACGAATGCAAATGGACCGAAAAATGA
- the LOC131880293 gene encoding RWD domain-containing protein 1-like, with product MNYQEEQEGEMEALLSIYEGELEVLTSEPRYVFTMPIKTDEYDPDVDESGLFVLLKFSFTPKYPEEAPKIEIEEQSDNLSLDGTDTKFLAHLNEQVEENLGMIMVFTIISAAIEWLGSTWEELKATKEERLKRQKEADEEVERKRLEGTKVTIEVFMRWKTDFDKEMMALKEKDKNEAKNKDKLTGKQLFLRDASLIDSDVKFLEAAGDPVKVDESLFEDFDDLDIDPDDDDDDDEENDPDWRTGEISD from the exons atgaactacCAAGAAGAACAGGAAGGCGAGATGGAGGCCTTGCTCTCCATTTATGAAGGCGAATTAGAAG TGTTGACGTCGGAGCCCCGCTATGTGTTCACCATGCCCATCAAAACCGATGAATATGATCCGGATGTGGATGAGTCCGGATTGTTCGTCCTGCTCAAGTTCTCGTTTACTCCCAAATATCCGGAAGAGGCTCCCAAGATTGAGATTGAAGAGCAATCCGATAATCTCAGCCTAGACGGCACTGACACGAAATTTTTGGCTCATCTCAATGAACAG GTGGAGGAAAATCTTGGAATGATCATGGTCTTCACCATCATTTCCGCGGCTATTGAGTGGCTGGGTTCCACGTGGGAAGAGCTAAAGGCTACCAAGGAGGAACGACTCAAACGCCAGAAAGAAGCCGATGAAGAAGTGGAAAGG AAACGGTTAGAGGGCACGAAAGTCACCATTGAAGTATTCATGAGATGGAAAACAGATTTCGATAAAGAGATGATGgcattgaaggaaaaagacaagaaCGAGGCCAAGAACAAGGACAAACTAACGGGCAAACAACTCTTCTTGCGAGATGCTTCATTAATCGATTCTGATGTCAAGTTCTTGGAAGCGG CTGGCGATCCTGTTAAAGTGGATGAGTCGTTATTCGAAGACTTTGATGACTTGGATATTGATcccgacgatgacgacgacgatgatgaggaGAATGATCCAGATTGGCGGACAGGAGAAATTAGCGACTAA